In Clostridium thermosuccinogenes, the genomic stretch ACTCAACAGCACCTTCTAAAGTCATATCTTTCCCGGTAGAATCATACAAATTGATTTGAATCGTGCCAATATAGTCTTTATTTGTTGAGTGCTGGATTAGATACAGTATTGTTTTATCATCATGTATTGATTTGAGGTTTCTTTGCTTTTGTGCATGTTCACTTATTGTTGTAACCTCAATTCGGGAATCCCCAATATTTTTATAGAAATTAACAGCATCGGTATAATTATCATAAATTAAAGGATGATTAGGTAGAGTAAGTAATTCAATAATACTTTTATCAGTGACAGTAGGTTCATTCTCTTTTACATTCTCATTTTTGGGAACAGCAATCAAAATAACAATAAGCGAAATTATTGCCAAAACTACTGTAACACCGAGAATTTTAGCGACAGTCCAGAGGCAGCCATTTTTATTTAATTTTCTGATCTTTATTTTATTTATCATATTACGTACTTGATTACAAAGTTCAATTTCTTCTTGACTAATACCCCTTTCTAGTTCTGCGCGTTTTTCAAACAAATTACGTCCTTCATTATAAGCTTGTATACTGTAGTTAATAAATCCTGTTATGTAATTTAAAATAGCCGCATCTGTACCAATGTTTTTAGATGAACGGCCAGCTTTAATTACGAAACTAAAAGCATCGAGTATTTTTACTGCAGTTATTTTCTCTACGGCAAAATCAAAATTATCATCTTTTCCGATAAAAACAACACGCTTATTAGTAATAATGATATCACCATAATTGCAGTCCCTAACAGTTCCTCTTATTGGCTTTCCTCCATAGCCACCAGTTCGAAGGGAAACTCCTTTTGCAACACGCACACTTACACCGGCGGTTCTGCCTGTATAACCGGTTATCTGTGTTTTATCTTTAAACGTATATGCTGGTGCTGCATATATAATGAATTCATCTGGTTGAGTGAAAAAACCAGAATAGTATATTTGCGGAAAACCAAACCCAAGCTCGTATGGAATAATATCCGCGTAAGGATTTATTCTGTGAGCAACTGCTATTTTCTTCAATTTTTCCTGTGTCAATTCAGTTGACATTTTAACCCTCCTTGTCATATTTCCTCTATTTGATAGGGAATTAGATTTCGGATTCTAGTTGCATGATAAATGACTCTTTTATTAATCAATCCCTTTATTCAATGCTGTTCATTATCTCTTTCATACTGTCAATTAAATAATCCGTTTCAGGATCTGATGCTTCGTTGTTTTCTAGTAAGCTGGTTATATAGGATTTAATAATATCTTTTGATTTTACAAAGCTGATGTTTCCAGGCAAATTGCTGAGTATCAATTGAGCGTCTATAAATGCGCCCATACTATTAATAACTTGATTCATTGATTTTTCTGCTTGTTCGATGTTCCCGTTTTTCATTGCTTCTTTTGCAGAAATACTAAGGCTACGGATGTCTTCTCCCCATATTGCATATCTTGATGGAGTTGCCTTGCAGTCTTCATCACATGAGTCAAAAATTGCTCTTTCTAGTCTGTCCATGCACATTCTTTCACTGTCGTGTTCTTTTACTCTTGTGATTACTACGGGAGCATTTCTGTTGTTAAAACTATAAAAGTTTATTACAGCCCGCATCAATGATTGTATTTGAACCAATCTTTATCATCCCTTTCAGCTTAACAATAATAAAAATACCCTGTTCCGGTCTTTTATAGAAACCAGGCAGAGAACAGCAACACGTTTTTTAACTGTTTCATGCTACCACTCACTAGTTCACTTTTGCACCTTTGTCAATATAAATCGGTATCTTTAAAGTTTCTCCAGCTTTTATAAAGTTAGGGTCGGTAATGTTGTTAAGTTCCAGGACCTGTTTAGCATACCATTCATAATTCATTCTGTAATGTTCATTCATAAAGTACGGGTTGATAATATCAACAAGCGTATCTCCTGATTGAATGGTTACCTCACGTACCTCTTTAAGTTCTCATACATCGTCGGGACGGTTTGAAATATTTATACCGCTGGGTATGCCTACTTCATCAGGATCAAAGTATTCTTCGGGCGGTATTACCTTTTGCCCATTTTCAACGATATACCAAATGCCGGTAGTTTCATTAACATACCGTCCTGTCTGTTCGTCATAGGTATACCCTTCAAGTGGTTCAGGATTACTATCAGATATGATTTTTCCAG encodes the following:
- a CDS encoding LysM peptidoglycan-binding domain-containing protein, yielding MNEHYRMNYEWYAKQVLELNNITDPNFIKAGETLKIPIYIDKGAKVN
- a CDS encoding OCRE domain-containing protein, with product MKRISVLLVIGLVIIILAGCGGVETREKIFPDGRKLIIDAAGKIISDSNPEPLEGYTYDEQTGRYVNETTGIWYIVENGQKVIPPEEYFDPDEVGIPSGINISNRPDDV